ATTTATCGAACACAATACTTTCTTGGCATGCAGGGGATCAGTTTGTTTTTTGACTAGAAACTGTTTGTATTAGAACAGCCTCATAATGCCCAAATTGATCAATTGTGGACACCAAGGATAGAAAACATTCCGAACAACTAGAAAAATGTTCCCGAGCTCGCCATCGATGATGTGTGGGGTGCAGTTTGTAGGCGGGGTACCTACCTTTAATATTTATCGATAAAGGCGTTTCGGCGCCGATAAAGGCGATAAATCCGAAGGTTTTGGAGAAAATTATTGCcccaaatttaaaaagtatgtttgggaatgatttttttgttttccaaCAAGACGGAGCTCCTTCACACACAGCAAACCTTCAAACTTGGTGTCAGGCTaatttgaccgatttttttccGAAACATGAATGGCCACCCAGTTCTCCAGACTTAAACGTATTACATTATTTCGTAAGCTCGTACATGCTTTCAAaactacatatttatataatcGCAAACCTGGATCATTTCAAAAAGGTTATCAAGCACATTTGGAACGAAATGCCAATGGAAGCTGTGCGTGCCGCGTGTGATTCATTCCAGAAACGTTTGAAGCtggtaaaaaaagttaaaggtGGAGTTATCCTGAaacatttattgtaaataatttaaatacgtgTGGCATtgataaaatatagtttttattataataactttaCATACATTTGTTTTAACAAGAATCTAAACTGTATGCAAACTTATTGGACACGGTGTACACGACCTGTCTGTTTGGGCTTTAATTGCAGCCTTTAAATACATATCTATGGTGACCTACCAGACGTCGATGGCCACTGTCCGTGTGGTAAAAGGGTGTCACTCATTACTTTACCATTGGCCTCCATTTTCACCAGAAATGTGGACTATATTttgcatgaaccaatagaaacgccacatttacctcgcctcgctccgctcagctgtttccatcagagatgtgctatgcgagggtaagtaaatgaagcgtttctattggttaatgaaaaacacattcctcgcaacacatcctcacacatctttggtggaaacgcagcataagacaattaaaaaaaaaaacagtcaaaatTTCTCGAACTTTTTTGCGACCTATTAGAAAAACATATGTTTAGGAAGCAGATGGCAATGGCCGGCCGGCACGGCGACAGCTGGTTGAATGAGAACACCTGCCGTACTCACCCCTTTGTTATTCATAGGCCGAACGGAACTCGCGccattttttttagcattggTTTAGCACGAGCGTATTTTGAATAACGAATGTCGATCTAGAATTAAGTTGTTTGGTAAGGTGTGAAAGTTTGCAATTGATTaggtaataattaattgtttattccaagataaaaaaaaattaagtattttgtcaatcaaacaataaATACCAGACTTGAAGCGCGTCAAAATAAGTAAAGCGTagatacagtcagcagcaaaagtggatgagcggttacggtgctcaaaatgatcttaTTACCTTGGTAAAGTCCCGTGTAGACCATTTTAAGCACCAAAACCGCTTATtgacttctgctgctgactgtatgtAGGTCTAtgtcacacggaactttaaccAGCTATATgtccataattttttgtttaacaaaaaaaagaaaaaacgtaatttttttaatttaagtgacagacttaattatatatttttagaaatctaGCCTATTCTATCCTTTGGTTCATAGTTACatttttaactgtatttttatttagacagtTGAAAGTTAATGTCATGCATGAACTCAAGAGGCGACGTAAGCCGTCGGCAACCGCTGAGTCCTCCTCAAGGCCACGAAATTTtctagttttaataaaaacaagtttaagCAAGTAAAGTAGTCAAAATCAACTTGTAAGATTTAAGATTtgtagcaaacaaacaaatattaagtatatgaATGGTAAATATAAGGAATAGGAAGGTAAGGAAAAAAAttggaagttggttaaaaatagTATGGAGAACTCTGTTAGCAACATTATAGGTATTATATTCAATGCATAAAATACAATGTTCAAAACCATGAGATCATAACCAGAGGCATGGAAACTGGCACATTGGATTTCATTGGGaagtagcaaagtaaaagaGGTTGTAATCCATTCTTCCAAACAAACAATTCTTTACAATAGATACATTTCTTCCTAATTCTTacgaatgaatttatttatatttactatcCTTAGGCAAAGGATTGACATGACATTGTGCTAGACCAGGAGGCTTGGAGGTTAAGAGGAGTggcctttgcccaacagtgggacataataccaggtcagttaaaaaaaaatattttaacagtactaatatgttaaaaaaatattataatagtgcACAAAAACTAATAGTTCAGTTTACTTTATTTCAGTCAGTTCTTACAGATGCGGTACAAATTGGCTATTTTACtctaatttgaatttttattaaataggtagtCTTTTTAGAAGGTTTTTCTTCAAAGtactataggtacctaatttctTTTAGAGTagttactatatttttttataggtacCTTGGGCTGGAAAATCCCATGACATAGATGCCAATAGGGTTGCCAGATGGCCAGGACATCGGGGATTATCCCGGAATTACATGTCTCGTCCCATGTCCAGGAATTACACTTTAATGTCCCAGATTTCGACTACTAACtataatactagttttttttaataaattacgaGAGCAGTATTTCCTTCCATATTAAAAATTGAAGCTGCGGTTAACATTGACAGCCTGTATTTAGAATGCACATGCCTGAGAAATGTTTTTGAGGTTCCAAAAGACTTGCCAAATGACAAAATCTGGGCCCACTtttttcccgtaggggtaggcagagaccacttctttccacttgctaggATCCTTGTATACCAACAAGCAATTCTAAAGATTTTTgtcaatttgaagaaaatagttGGTTTTGTGCTTGTATTGGTATTTACCTACCAGCCCAATTTGCAACACTCGAATTGTCCCGGAAATGAAATGGCTGTATCTGGCAACACTAGTTGCCAACCCTAATTCCAGCTAAGTACCTTTTTATCAGTGTTGTGCTGTTTATTGATATAGCTGTTTTATAATATCCATAagcacattaaaaaaattgcaatacATACCAGCGATAGCTGCCTCCACATCTGTATACAATATAGTTGAACAATCCATCAAGCATTTGCTGAACTTCAATATAGTCTCCTGGTCCTCCACACTAAGCTTGTTGCACATGACTCTCTTGATATCATCATTCTTGGAGTtaacacaaacaaaaaacaacaacagtgATGCTAATGTATAAACCTCATCTTCATTTGTAGCTTCCAAGTTTccattttcaaatttaaattcaggatacttttcttttataaaaacttgtaaagtGCCAGCTTCGAAATTGGAAGACTTGGAATTATCTAATTTAAGATTTTCTTGGATGTGTGTGAAGAGGTGCAGTAAATTATCAAGAGTTATATTTTGCTGTCTTTTTTCATTGTCACAAGAATAACAATTAACCTGTAAATGAAACAATTTGAGTGAGAatgatatctttttttttaaatttctagcACAGTGGTCCTACTGTTATACAGCAGAAACTGTGAGGATAAATGAAACTGTTCTTTTATCTAAAtcctaaatcaaaataaaactaaaaacctatggtatatatataataattcttGGCATGCATATTATAAGTAATCAGCGCGTTCGTTGTGTAAAGAACGGACAAATAGCACACATTGTATGGGTTCTAATAAGGGTAACTAATACAAATATTCTCAACTATGGAGATTAACTGATTACTTAATAAGATACAAAGTCAAAGACAATTATAACTTGAAAATTCTGGACAGGGAAGATTAAATTTAGTttgaatttacaaaaatatagttTATTATGTTAATATCAGACTTACCCAATTCGTCAGAATAGTTTTCCATTTTTGTATCATGGTGGACTAaatttttatcaatttattGACATTAACaccaactttttaataaaaataccaaCCTCCCACCCTTATTTAAAACTATAAGAGACGCAACTAAACACAATTTTCATAACATTTTATCAATTCACACGTAAAAATGTTGTTGTTCACCGTTGGAGTTtgaatttgattgtttttttttccaactgTCACTTCAAATTGCCATGTGACCATAGACTAGCTTAGGAAGGAGTTTCTCTGCTCGTGGAAAGATTGCATAAAGTGCAAAGGTccctttttttagtttttcgtaaataactcgtaaacgggggcccatattgttacaattgaacaaaaaataatccctctgtccataatatttattcttaatattattattactagcgGCCTAAAGGCTGGGGCCAAGGTCAGCATAGAGTAAGATAAATATACCAAAAGGAATGACATTGGGTgccactctttcccggcccggataataccggaatggaaataccgaccctgatcttcgtatacacgcccatagaagctcctgtcagtttctatgggcgtatacacaaaaaacatggccggtatttccatgtcggtgttatccgggccgggaaagagtgtcaccttgGTGTCACCCAATGTCAGTTACGATgaggcacagaatatataatagtactgacgtagaTGAGGGTTGCGGTTGATTCTGCTGAACGCCAACATTTTGATCAGTttgacctgcagggctactacgaaactcgaaactcgaagttcgtgccgtgcggtccctttgacacatactatttaatacgagagcgagaaggacggtactatacgaactttgagtttcgtagtagccctgctgtaaagGTATACACCCACTCCTAACAGTTTTGACTTTTGATTTGACATCATAGTAGTACCTGATAGTACTCTGTATTTGACCTCTAATAATACCTCAAGTTGTGAACCCTCCAGGATCAATGAAATAGACTTAAATAAACATGCAAACATACATTTGAAAAACAACCTTTTCTTCAGCCaggcagtcggataaaaattgcctagatattgaaatttgttcTTTTTGTAATAATGGAAGTAAAATCAAATGGGGATCTTATTTCTAACAAGCTTGCGACCGCGGTTTCGCTTGCGTTGTGATTTATTATATCAGAACTAGTCCTGGCAATTATAAACACTATAAAAATGGAGTCAAGCAGTTCTCAAGTAATGATCAAATACGCGGAACCTTACTTATTTAGTCAAATAAAGCATAGCAACATAATTCtgttaaaacaaaacattaaaagctacattattttaactctttttctttttactttacttttacaCACTTTTTGAAGTCCGAATTCCCTACTTTTTAGTCCTCATCGATgcgcgataaacaaattctttgcaGTCAAACTTGCAGCCGCAGGCTAGTTTTGAACAAAATGCATAAGACATAAAATACGATTTATTTGAATATTCATAAATATTTCACAACTTTTTGGCAGCTTCATGAAATTCAGCAAGCAATTGATTCATGTCTTCAAATCCAGATATTTTTTGGGCTTCGTCCAATGGAAGCCATTTCAGATCCTGATGTTCATTTGATAGTGTTACAGGATGTTCGGGGTTTTTTAACTTAGCCAGCCAATAAACAACTACTTTCGGTTTTCCTTTGACTTCGTAATTTAATGTCTTTGAGATATCTTTATAAACCTGGAAAAAAGTGAGTATAATGTAAattttgcagtttttttacTTGCCGCGTTTCTTTATGCATAGTATCCGCATTAGCAAAAGTTTTTGCTTACTTCTAACTCGTCTTCTGATAAACCAGCCTCTTCTTTAGTCTCCCTTAAAGCGGTAACCCAGTCAGACTCCCCTGGGTCAACATGACCTGTAAAGAAAGattgaaataatacaaaataaactatatgaaaattaattaaattaaagcagTAATTGGACGCGTTgataatataca
This portion of the Choristoneura fumiferana chromosome 14, NRCan_CFum_1, whole genome shotgun sequence genome encodes:
- the Datp gene encoding purine phosphoribosyltransferase family protein Apf — encoded protein: MSPTRAAGLVIFRNINQAVQFLMLQTSYGQHHWTPPKGHVDPGESDWVTALRETKEEAGLSEDELEVYKDISKTLNYEVKGKPKVVVYWLAKLKNPEHPVTLSNEHQDLKWLPLDEAQKISGFEDMNQLLAEFHEAAKKL